AGGGCTATGGATTGTCAGTTCAGCAGATTCCTTAGCCTTATGTGCCCTGTCCAGTGAGCATAAATCAGAATTCCATTAATCTGTTCTCACAGTACTGATGATCGAGAGGCACAAACTGCTGCTAAGCCCCTTTTCTGGCGGATGTAACCTCCATGACTATTGTGCTGACTGCAGAACAGTAAGAAATTCTGCTGTGGACAATATGCCAGTATAGAGCAGACAAGATTAGGACTGATGcccttcttctctctcctcctgccccaatTCACCATCCCAAAGTTGTATGTCTAATTTAACAGGGCTGTGTATGGGTTATGTAATGAGAAGTGTAGCCTTCCTCCATCAAAGTTCTGATTCTATAGCATAAGATCTTGCATAATTGTATTGATTTTGTATCCTATTTTTCAAtctgaacagagccagtgtggtgtagtggctaaggtgttggactgggagtcaggagatccgggttctagtccccacttggccatggaaacccactgggtgactttggccaatcacatactctcagcccaacctacctcacagggttgttgttgtgaggataacatggagaggaagatgattatgtacaccgccttgggttccttggaggaaaaaaggcgggatataaatgtaataaataaataaataatttaaatgggATGGTAATCTAAGATTTCTGATTCCATGTTCATAGCTATTAACACTCCCCTGAACATTTTGTTCTCATTCAGGTTGCTGGAATCCATGATACCTGTGAAGATGATTAATTTTCCCCAGGTGAGCTCATGTACTACACAGTACGTTGAAATTTTGGTTTAATATTTCGAATGTACTTGTGTGGTTATGTTCTGCCCCATTTCCTCTACCTATAAAGGTGGTGTGGTACTGTGTTTTATCATGGATGCACAATAGTATTTTCCTGGTAGTGAATCAGTTTGGTAAAGAATGATTGTTTCTCCAAGTAGAGTTCCTTTGCCTCACTAACATACAGTTTCACTCTCCTTCATTGGTTCATAGTTTATATTATTTAGCAAACAGCCCATCCATACCAGTACGGTGGCAGTACTATTCAAACTTCTGAGCAGTCCTGTACTCCCTTCTCACTTTTTTCTTTCGCCACTGTCTTCTGTGTTTTGCTGTGCTTCTCTGGATGCCGTTGGCTGAACTGTTCTGATATCACAATGGGCTTGGGCTGGCTGAAAAGTCAAGGCCACTATCGACTGCCTTTGGCTCAGATGCTTTGATGTCAAAGAGTAGCTGTCCTGCCTTTAATCTGACAGCTGGGTGCTTAGGGCATCACTGGAGATCTTAGAACCTGAATTTCAAGCTACATGAACATAATATGTGAAATTAAACTGTTTCATTTATGTCTGCACACCATGGGTTTTCGTATTACACTTCACATCAGCCTAGCAGGCCCAAAGCCATTTACTAGAAAGGGATCACTAATACTTGCTACTTATAAAATAGCATAATTGTTTTCTCTTGCTGGTTCTTTTACTCCTGCAAATGCTCCAGAACATTTTCTGGGCACATTTTCTAATTGATTGATACAGTTGGCTTCCCAGAACACTGATCAAGGACTACTATACCTTTTTTCTTTTATAGAAGATAGCTGGTGAGCTTTATGGTCCCCTCATGCTGGTCTTCACACTAGTGGCCATCTTGCTGCATGGAATGAAGACATCAGATACCATCATTGTAAGCAGAACTTCCTTTCCTGGCAAGTTACTAGCCAGAGTTGTTTTAAGCGTTCTATTCAGGGGTGTTGAAGTATCATGGACATTCCCTTGTGAGGGAGAGCTGTTTTGAGGTGCAGGTAATGCCTACTGCAGATTTGACTACAATGGAATATCTGTAGCAGATACTGCTTGATAGCCCCATTTTCGGTTTGCACAGTGTGTCCCTCTAGTGCAGGGAAGGGCAATCGCCAGCCCATGGAGCCTGCTCATCCAGACTGTAGAGGTTTGGGTTCCTCCGTGGGCCTCTCCCCCTGGCCTGGAAGCTACTGTAGGCTAGGAAAGGAGGCGGGGGAGAGGAATTCCCttcttatctctgatctgtgGAGATAACAAGATTTCCCTGTATGCCATACAACCTCCTAATGGAGAACAAGTCATTTGcaggggaatccccttgttaaCTCTGATCACAGATCACAAGGGCATTGGGGGAGTGGTGGTTTCACCTGCCCTGTGTCCTTGTATAGACACAGGGCAGGCGAAGCTGGTTCCCAACAGCTGTATGAGCAGGATGATCTTCCTGATGCAGCCGTTGAGAAccatggccctgccccttttgatATCCCCTGATATCATGTGGCCTGTGGAGGGCTAAGTGGGGTGCTGGTGGTTcatcctgctcccctccccccagatcATGGTTGCCCACCtgctgttcttgttcttttctgcaGAGAGAAGGCACACTGATGGGTACAGCGATTGGCACCTGCTTTGGTTACTGGATAGGTGTCTCTTCTTTCATCTATTTCCTCGCATACTTGTGCAATGCTCAAATCACCATGGTCCAAATGTTGTCACTACTGGTAAGTAAGAATAAGCTCTCCAGCCAGCTACTTGTCTCTGGCAGAATCTaaagccatactggctggggacgATGGAAGTTGgtgtgcaacacatctggaagacacaggttggggaaagctaatcTAAAGGATTGgacttttgagtgtgtgtgtgtgtgtgttttatgaatAACTGGTTCATATCTGCACCGTGTAGCTGAGCAACTTTTTCTTTAATCGGTCATGTCAGACGGGGAAGATGGCAGCGAAATTAGGCCATTCTTGTTAGCTTCCAACAGAAATTAATTCACCTCCGCAAATCTGGGAGGTGATTAAACCATAATTTTGCTAGACATGCCTGGAGCATAACCTGACATTCTTCTGGCTGGAATAGTCAGGCATAATGTTGACATTCAGCTGCAGCTCATTGATCTTCAGCTACTGGAGTGGTAGGCTGTGGCAGGTTGAATGAGCAATAAGAACATATTACTGTCTGGAATTTTTCACATGCCTTCATGCCGGTCTCTGGTGTGTTTCTTTCAGGGTTACGGACTTTTTGGGCATTGCATCACTCTCTTTGTCACCTACAATATCCACTTTCACTCCCTCTTTTACATCTTCTGGCTGGGGATTGGTGGCCTCTCCACATTACGAATGGTAAGTAACAGCAATCGGACAGAGGCTCTGGGCAGATCAGGTTTGGGGAATGGTTCAAAAAGTAGATGTAAGAATTTGTATCTGAATTTGcttattttcttcttccttcccagtTTCTATTAGTGTGTACTAGATTATATATGTCCATTCCAGGTAAACAGTTTTACTTTAACTCTAGCCAATGGTATAATGCATTTGCCTCTTCAGACTTGAACACATCATCTGTCATGCCAAGTATGGTGGAGTTGATAAACAGCATTCAACTATATTatctggttgttattttaattgtcAGTCAAAATACATATCCCTGAATCCCTCTACAGTACAGTACATCGATTGTAGGAATGACCGTTCTGGCGTATGGTGGAAGAATTGAAATCTGAAATCTGGATTTGCTTAGGCTGTTGTTTCAGGGCATCAGAAAGACGTTCTGTTTTGAAACTGTGGTTCTGTCATTTTCACCACAGCTGACTTGAAACACCCTAACTCTTGTTTGGTGACAAGTGTGGATTCCCAAAAGGCTCTGCTAATTTCATGCAGCATTTCCTCTGCTGCCTCTAGCGGGCAATAACAGTTTCCTCAGTTTGGCATGTTATTCATGAAATCTAATGTAAATACCCAAACTCTGATGGCCCCTGGAGGCATGGCTATTGCCTCTTTCACAGCTGAAAAACTCACATTTAAAAGAAGGGCGTGAAAGGCTGAAAAGGCTCAACATGTGTTCATCCGGTACTTTTTAAGCCTGTGGATTCTGTACCAAAGGTCATCGTAGAAATTGTTCTGTTGTCCTCATGCAGTTGTGCTTTAGGTCTCCTACCAGTCTATAAACCTTCGGATCTGAGCTCTTGTCTTTCCTAGGTTGCTGTGTTGGTGTCACGCACAGTGGGACATACCCAGCGCCTCATTTTGTGTGGCACGCTCATTGCCCTGCACATGCTGTTCCTCCTTTATCTGCACTTCGCTTATCACAAGGTTGTAGAAGGTAAGAGAAGGAATGGAGAGCAGTAAGGGACATACTTTGCAGTTGTTCTGCTTTTCACCTTGTTGGAACAAAGGCTGCAAAGCCAGCCAGGCCTGACCTTTGAGAACATCCTCTAGCCTTTTTAAGCCACCATTTCTGTTTCCTGTGAGATGTCAGAATGCCGCATTCTTAACCCTGTGTTCCCtctttgggccagttcacacacacTAGTTTTCCAACACTGCTGTAAAGTTCTGTACAGGGAAAACATCAAGAGTGGTGAATGCACAAATGTATAATGCCAGTTCTAATTATTCTAATAGGAAACTCATTTTCTCActcacttgcacacacacacacaataatacaAGCCAGCCTTCAGTCCCTGAGATGTCCGAGAGAGAGCAGCAGTTGGTTGTGGTACTTAACGCTGACATTACTTGGGCAGAAGACTGCTTTGCTTTGAGAGTGCCCCTGCGCTAGCAACTTTTACCCATCTGTCACAATTTGCACTCTTTTCTCACACCCAATCCTGCACCCCATTAAGGAGGTACAGATTTTTGTACCCTTTGTCTGAACCAGTTGAAATCTCGCGCAGTCCAGCCTTTCGGCCTCCTTCATGATCACAGCCTTTGCCGGGCAGGGTGAACTTGCATCCATTGTGCCTACGTATCTAAATACTTTTCTAATTTTGTCTGCAGTCAAAAGTGAAATGCTCAGCTCTTTCTTGACGCCAGAACCTGGCTGCTTCCCAGTTGCATctcaagcccccacccctccactggCACGCTGCGCTAATTATGCATTTTTGGCGTTTACTGAGAAAAATTACACCCAGGGGAAGAAGTGCACGTGTATGCAAAGATTAGTGCTGAGACAGCAAGAGACCAAAATAATATGAAACGAACCTGTGACAAATCCTGATACAGATACACCGGAGGCTTAATATTGACTGGGCTTGTTACTTTTTTCACTTGCAGGCATCCTGGACACATTGGAAAGACCCAACATCCCTCCCTTTCAGAGAGTTGCCAGAGACATTCCAGTTGTTTCCTCTGCTGTACTGAACGTCACAACCAAAGCGGCTGCTGCGCTGCCCTTGTAGCCTTACAGACTCTGGCATGTTCTCCCTGCCTCTACATAGGTCATCTACTCTGCTGCTGTTACCTAGGGAAAGGGACAAAGTAACAGGAGCAGGACTTTGTTTTATCTGCAGATCTCTTCTTGGAAGTGAAGGCAGCCGGTTCCCAGCATGTTTCAGAGGAAATGTATTTCCCAGCCAAACTGTGCTGGCAGTGCTTTTCTCCTGGCGCTGCGCGCACATTTAGTGGGGATTGCGTAGCTCAGAGTCTCCCTCTGTACACCCTTTGTGCTTGCTCGTGTCTTCTTAGCCTACGTGCTTGTAATcctctcctttgctgagggaagaATTAAATTAAATGGATGTTTGTTCTGAGCAATTGCTTCCATTGGACCCTCGTCGTAAATGCTGAAGAGCAGGCGGTTCCAGGCTGTTCTCCTTCCGTTCTAAAACTCCAACCAAAACTGTGGTCATAAATTCCTTTACCCAAGGTACTTCCTTTCACATAAGCAACATTTGGCTTTGATTGATGCAAAGAGTGGCAGACGGCCACCTTCCTTCTTTAccgcttcatgagagtgtttccATATTCTGCAGAGTGCAAGTTCAAGTGTCCATAATACCTATTTTCAATCAGTCTCTGAATTGTATATATTACATACAATGTCTTATATGTTGAGACTGATATTTTTGGTTAGTTTGGTTCTTTTTGTTGTGTGACATTCTAGGATTCAAGGAGGGACTTATTTTGCCTTTCTGGGCTTAAACTGCAAGTCATGTATCCAGAGGAGGGAGTCATTCTTACTCAAGTAGTAGCGCTAAGCTTACTAAGTCAT
This sequence is a window from Elgaria multicarinata webbii isolate HBS135686 ecotype San Diego chromosome 4, rElgMul1.1.pri, whole genome shotgun sequence. Protein-coding genes within it:
- the YIPF3 gene encoding protein YIPF3; the encoded protein is MSSPGLTAAAGAGAARGGTATAEWGAFEDNMQGGGSAVIDMENMDDTSGSSFEDMGEMHQRMKEEEVDAEAAAADEEDGEFLGMKGFKGQLGRQVADQMWQAGKRQASKAFNLYANIDILRPYFDVEPNQVRNRLLESMIPVKMINFPQKIAGELYGPLMLVFTLVAILLHGMKTSDTIIREGTLMGTAIGTCFGYWIGVSSFIYFLAYLCNAQITMVQMLSLLGYGLFGHCITLFVTYNIHFHSLFYIFWLGIGGLSTLRMVAVLVSRTVGHTQRLILCGTLIALHMLFLLYLHFAYHKVVEGILDTLERPNIPPFQRVARDIPVVSSAVLNVTTKAAAALPL